The Acidipropionibacterium virtanenii DNA segment GGCGGGATTCGAGATGGTCATTCTTCTCCTCAGTTGTTCCGGCCGGTGTTCCAGGCCGCCTTGATGGCGTGGTAGGCGGCCACGGGGTCCTCGGCCCGGGTGATGGGGCGTCCGACGACGATGGCGCTGGATCCCAGCCCGGCGGCGTTCTCGGGGGTGGCGACCCGCGACTGGTCGCCGACCGCCGACCCGGCGGGGCGGATGCCCGGCGTCACCCGCAGGAACCCGTCTCCGGTAGCGGCGGCGATCCGGCCGGCCTCCTGGGCCGAGCAGACCACTCCGGCCAGCCCGGCCTGGCGGGCCAGCCGGGCGTAGTGGAGCACCGACTCGGCCAGCGGCACCGCGATCAGCTGCTCGTCGTGCATGGCAGCCTCGGAGGTGGAGGTGAGCTGGGTGATGGCGACCACGGCCGGATCGTTGGAGGCGCCTGACAGGCCTTCCAGCGCAGCCTCCATCATCGCCTGCCCGCCGGCGGCGTGGACGGTGAGCAGGTCGGCTCCCAGGCCGGCGAGGCTGGCGGCGGCCCGTTTCACGGTGTTGGGGATGTCGTGGAGCTTGAGGTCGCAGAAGACGTCGTGCCCGGCCTCCTTGAGCCTGGTGACGATACCAGGTCCGGAGGAGTAGAACAGCTCCATCCCGACCTTGAGAAACAGCGGTTCGTCGCCGAACCGGGCGACCAGGGCCAGAGCCTCGTCGGCGCTCGGCACGTCGAGGGCGATGATCGGGCGGGAGGTGTCCATCGGTTCTCCTCAGTGGTGATTCGGGGCTGTGGTGGTGGGATCACGGTCGGACCGCACATCGGCCCGCAGATCCTCGAGGGTGG contains these protein-coding regions:
- the pyrF gene encoding orotidine-5'-phosphate decarboxylase, with protein sequence MDTSRPIIALDVPSADEALALVARFGDEPLFLKVGMELFYSSGPGIVTRLKEAGHDVFCDLKLHDIPNTVKRAAASLAGLGADLLTVHAAGGQAMMEAALEGLSGASNDPAVVAITQLTSTSEAAMHDEQLIAVPLAESVLHYARLARQAGLAGVVCSAQEAGRIAAATGDGFLRVTPGIRPAGSAVGDQSRVATPENAAGLGSSAIVVGRPITRAEDPVAAYHAIKAAWNTGRNN